From Gimesia panareensis, the proteins below share one genomic window:
- a CDS encoding Flp family type IVb pilin — protein MQFLKNFLIEEDGPTAVEYAVMLAAIIIVCLAAIGAVGTNTNALFENATTEMHNHGM, from the coding sequence ATGCAATTTCTGAAAAACTTTCTGATCGAAGAAGATGGTCCTACCGCTGTTGAATACGCAGTGATGCTGGCTGCGATTATCATCGTCTGTCTGGCAGCAATTGGGGCTGTGGGAACCAATACCAACGCGCTTTTCGAAAATGCAACGACCGAAATGCATAACCACGGAATGTAA
- a CDS encoding TraR/DksA family transcriptional regulator, with translation MVRKDAIIRLHKQLLNRRDELKKLVNESSEGSSGSQSSVEDSGDAAIRETRQDLESHLAEIEYKELMQIRRAISLIQEGRYGHCESCNKNIPIARLKAVPYTMFCVSCAQQRESMGLSTSDVHGDWENAYEFEGRLNDQEVRIHDLDLEK, from the coding sequence GTGGTACGAAAAGATGCAATTATCCGGTTGCACAAGCAACTGTTGAACCGGCGAGACGAGTTGAAAAAGCTCGTGAACGAAAGCTCAGAAGGTTCCTCAGGCAGTCAGTCATCTGTGGAGGACAGCGGTGACGCTGCGATCCGTGAAACTCGACAGGACCTGGAATCACACCTGGCTGAGATCGAATACAAAGAGCTCATGCAGATTCGGCGTGCGATCTCTCTAATCCAGGAAGGCCGTTACGGGCATTGCGAGAGCTGCAATAAGAATATACCGATTGCACGGCTTAAAGCGGTTCCCTACACGATGTTTTGTGTCAGTTGTGCACAACAGCGCGAATCGATGGGTTTATCCACCAGTGATGTTCATGGCGATTGGGAAAATGCCTACGAGTTCGAAGGACGTCTTAACGATCAGGAAGTCAGAATTCACGATTTGGATCTCGAAAAATAA
- the folK gene encoding 2-amino-4-hydroxy-6-hydroxymethyldihydropteridine diphosphokinase, with product MPDCYIALGGNQGNVRETFDLALQRLDAHPRISVVKTSHWIETTPVGSQTDDVFLNGAAQLLVELSPEELLRELQSVEAELGRVRHVRWGARTLDLDLLLYDQLVLEADELVIPHPACWYRRFVLDPLVEIAPDVIHPVKQISISALQQRLLKRPFNFSIAGLPRDESTALIEQLQSRFPEVEFSCWESSEGHADPTLIAWLGADDAETRFEDLPLLPRIDASASRHDTEQNIWLLQSALDFR from the coding sequence ATGCCTGACTGCTATATTGCCCTGGGAGGAAATCAGGGAAATGTCCGGGAGACCTTTGACCTCGCTCTACAGAGGCTCGACGCGCATCCCCGGATCTCTGTCGTAAAGACCAGTCACTGGATCGAAACCACCCCCGTCGGCAGCCAGACGGATGATGTTTTTCTCAACGGGGCAGCCCAATTGTTGGTCGAACTGTCTCCGGAAGAACTGTTAAGAGAACTCCAGTCCGTGGAAGCAGAACTGGGACGCGTACGGCATGTCCGCTGGGGCGCCCGGACCCTCGATCTGGACCTGCTGTTATACGATCAGCTGGTGCTGGAAGCAGACGAACTGGTCATTCCCCATCCAGCCTGCTGGTATCGCCGGTTTGTGCTCGATCCCCTCGTCGAGATTGCCCCGGATGTCATTCACCCGGTGAAACAGATCTCAATCAGTGCTTTGCAACAGCGCTTGTTAAAGCGTCCGTTTAACTTCTCCATCGCAGGCCTGCCACGGGACGAATCGACCGCGCTGATTGAACAACTGCAGTCCCGATTCCCCGAGGTTGAGTTTTCCTGCTGGGAAAGCTCTGAGGGTCATGCGGATCCCACTTTAATCGCCTGGCTGGGGGCAGATGATGCCGAAACCAGATTCGAAGATCTGCCATTACTCCCCCGAATCGACGCTTCTGCCTCGCGTCATGATACTGAACAAAATATCTGGCTCCTGCAATCTGCACTGGATTTCCGCTGA
- a CDS encoding trypsin-like peptidase domain-containing protein, which produces MKNRYPLLAVIAIIVSISLWNTCFESPLSSRQVEAKIPSQGNHSAAMLSATSSLHEGSKHLAKIAKLATPSVVHIQCERQTPRGAVEETGSGVIVRGEGKPGLYIVTNRHVVRDSNGRAISIQLHDGRVINPTHKWEDKDTDLAILKIGVTDVTPAEWGDSDKLDIGHMVLAMGSPFGLSESVTLGIISAKGRRSLQLGSGSEVLNQNFLQTDAAINPGNSGGPLIDLEGKIIGINTAIASNSGGNDGIGFSIPSKLVRHVFNQLVKYGQVYRAYLGVQLDPEFSIGTATRLKMDRVRGARVVKVISNTPASRANLKYDDIILSFGGIDVMDQNHLINLVSLTPIDQRVSVVLLRNGRRVNVMVELANRRILDELERKQKETQQSSRRIGPSADPMSFQRIKHESKTDALQGLRVQAMNADLASQLGFPQQQAGLLVLSVDQQSSFQGVVDLYDVIEEVAGTPVHSLQDFRQAIAQHQDLQTLVLKISRGKPGAPQKQLVIWQR; this is translated from the coding sequence ATGAAGAATCGATACCCTCTGCTGGCAGTCATTGCCATCATTGTTTCTATTTCGCTCTGGAATACCTGCTTCGAATCACCACTCAGCTCCCGGCAGGTGGAAGCCAAGATTCCTTCACAGGGAAATCATAGCGCTGCCATGCTGTCGGCCACTTCGTCTTTACACGAAGGCAGCAAACATCTCGCCAAGATCGCTAAACTCGCCACCCCCAGCGTTGTCCATATCCAATGCGAACGGCAGACCCCCCGCGGTGCCGTCGAAGAAACTGGTTCGGGTGTGATCGTACGCGGTGAAGGAAAACCCGGACTGTATATTGTGACCAATCGCCACGTGGTCCGGGATTCCAATGGTCGTGCCATTTCGATTCAGCTGCACGACGGACGCGTCATCAACCCGACCCACAAATGGGAAGATAAAGATACCGACCTGGCGATTCTGAAAATTGGTGTCACGGATGTGACACCGGCAGAATGGGGAGACAGCGACAAACTCGACATCGGTCACATGGTGCTGGCGATGGGCAGCCCCTTTGGACTGAGCGAATCGGTCACGCTGGGTATTATCAGCGCCAAGGGACGTCGCTCGCTGCAACTGGGCAGCGGATCAGAAGTCCTCAACCAGAACTTCCTGCAGACCGATGCTGCTATCAACCCGGGAAACAGCGGCGGACCGCTGATTGACCTGGAGGGTAAAATCATCGGCATCAATACCGCCATCGCTTCCAACAGCGGCGGTAATGACGGCATCGGCTTCAGTATTCCCAGTAAGCTGGTACGACATGTCTTTAATCAGCTGGTGAAATACGGTCAGGTCTATCGGGCTTACCTGGGTGTGCAGCTCGATCCGGAATTCAGCATCGGCACAGCCACCCGCCTGAAAATGGACCGGGTACGTGGTGCCCGCGTCGTGAAAGTGATCTCCAACACGCCGGCTTCCCGCGCTAATCTCAAATATGACGATATCATTCTCAGCTTTGGCGGCATCGATGTCATGGATCAGAATCATCTGATCAACCTGGTCAGCCTGACACCGATTGACCAGCGCGTGAGCGTCGTCCTGTTGAGAAATGGCCGCCGAGTTAATGTCATGGTGGAACTGGCGAATCGACGGATTCTGGACGAACTGGAACGCAAGCAGAAAGAAACACAGCAGTCTTCCCGACGCATCGGGCCTTCTGCTGATCCGATGAGCTTCCAGCGGATCAAACACGAATCAAAGACAGATGCCCTGCAGGGGCTGCGGGTTCAGGCCATGAATGCCGACCTGGCATCTCAGCTGGGATTCCCGCAGCAGCAGGCCGGTCTGCTGGTTCTGAGCGTTGATCAGCAGAGTTCGTTTCAGGGCGTGGTGGACCTTTACGACGTGATTGAAGAAGTCGCCGGCACTCCGGTCCACAGCCTTCAGGATTTCCGCCAGGCGATCGCACAGCACCAGGATCTGCAGACTCTGGTCCTGAAAATCTCCCGGGGCAAACCGGGAGCTCCACAGAAACAGCTCGTCATCTGGCAGAGGTAA
- the rnhA gene encoding ribonuclease HI, whose protein sequence is MPQDSAKQDSLPFVQLFTDGACRGNPGPGGWGVILRHPSTGTEKEFAGGEAETTNNQMELQAVISGLELLKKRSRVEIITDSVYVAKGSKEWMPNWKKNNWRRREGKSWKPVKNEELWRRLDELLEQHEVHFTQIKGHSGHPENERCDELAVDYALKLQNQTDL, encoded by the coding sequence ATGCCCCAGGACTCAGCCAAGCAGGACTCTCTCCCGTTCGTGCAACTGTTTACTGACGGCGCCTGCCGCGGCAACCCGGGTCCGGGTGGCTGGGGGGTCATTCTGCGTCATCCCTCCACTGGTACCGAAAAAGAATTCGCGGGCGGGGAGGCAGAGACCACGAATAACCAGATGGAACTGCAGGCAGTCATCTCCGGTCTGGAACTGCTCAAGAAGCGCTCGCGGGTCGAGATCATCACCGACAGCGTCTACGTTGCCAAGGGATCGAAAGAGTGGATGCCCAACTGGAAAAAGAACAACTGGCGCCGCCGCGAAGGAAAAAGCTGGAAGCCCGTCAAAAACGAAGAACTCTGGCGCCGCCTGGACGAACTGCTGGAACAGCATGAAGTTCACTTCACCCAGATTAAAGGCCACAGCGGGCACCCGGAAAACGAACGCTGCGACGAACTGGCGGTTGACTATGCTTTGAAGCTGCAGAATCAGACTGATCTCTAA
- a CDS encoding LptF/LptG family permease, giving the protein MLTTFDRYLLKRYFHVFFIGFIATYGLYVVFDGFTNIDEFQAGLKEGDSSGSLLWLMSRFYLYQSSIFFDMVSPILTVLAAVVVFSLLVRHGELNPVLSAGIPTYRLAIPLTVATLIVNCVIVANQELIIPRIADKVQAERGNMDTSSQFVEPVYDFSTRIMINGQELYLTEKRMLNAEFVLSKPTVHDFVTVKAENAFYLTETETRPGGWILKNATPHYDDLEIAEFARKMILPGKEPNDIFIVTDVGCDQLCNRNFSSLVSTPELIARINNPSFSDLSIRKQTLDLHSRLTRPFMNLIAVLMAIPFVLRKESRSQILNIAICSCVMGVIFAISQFFMYLGSASLLKPDQAAWFPVITNGTLAAWFSNRVQT; this is encoded by the coding sequence GTGCTGACTACTTTCGACCGTTATCTCCTGAAACGATATTTCCATGTATTCTTCATCGGATTCATAGCCACCTATGGTCTGTACGTCGTATTCGACGGGTTTACGAATATTGATGAATTTCAGGCCGGTCTGAAGGAGGGAGATTCTTCCGGCAGTCTGCTCTGGCTGATGTCCAGATTTTATCTGTATCAGTCCAGCATCTTTTTTGACATGGTCAGCCCTATTTTGACCGTGCTGGCTGCCGTGGTCGTGTTCTCGCTGCTGGTCCGCCATGGAGAGCTCAATCCTGTCCTCTCAGCCGGGATTCCGACCTATCGCCTGGCCATTCCGCTGACGGTCGCGACTTTGATCGTCAACTGTGTCATCGTGGCCAATCAGGAACTGATCATCCCCCGCATTGCCGACAAGGTCCAGGCCGAGCGGGGGAACATGGATACCAGCTCCCAGTTTGTTGAACCGGTTTATGATTTCAGTACCCGGATCATGATCAACGGACAGGAACTGTATCTGACAGAAAAGCGGATGCTGAATGCGGAGTTTGTTCTCTCCAAGCCGACCGTTCATGATTTTGTGACTGTCAAAGCCGAGAATGCTTTCTACCTTACGGAAACAGAAACACGACCGGGGGGCTGGATCCTCAAAAATGCGACTCCCCACTACGATGATCTGGAAATTGCCGAATTTGCCCGCAAGATGATTTTACCGGGCAAGGAGCCCAATGATATTTTTATTGTGACCGATGTGGGCTGCGATCAGCTCTGCAATCGTAATTTCAGCTCACTGGTTTCCACTCCGGAATTGATTGCCCGTATTAACAATCCCTCATTTAGTGATCTCTCGATTCGCAAGCAGACGCTGGATCTGCATTCCCGATTGACCAGGCCGTTCATGAACCTGATTGCCGTGCTGATGGCGATCCCCTTCGTGTTGCGCAAAGAGAGCCGCAGCCAGATTCTGAATATCGCTATCTGTTCCTGTGTGATGGGAGTGATTTTCGCCATCTCACAATTCTTTATGTACCTGGGAAGTGCCAGTCTGCTCAAACCCGATCAGGCTGCCTGGTTCCCCGTGATTACGAATGGTACGCTGGCTGCCTGGTTTTCCAATCGCGTTCAGACTTGA
- the lipA gene encoding lipoyl synthase — protein sequence MSTLNILTDPSPAPRQRLPKWLKRPLPKPGMAFTSNVIEDLNLVTVCESAKCPNRTECWSHKTATLMILGNVCTRPCGFCSIAKGKTETVQLDEPERVAEAAERLGLEHVVITSVTRDDLPDGGAEHFYNCILAVRERTGADIEVLTPDFRGDRNAIHRVIEAHPDVFNHNTETVPRLYHRVRRNAVYQRTLDLLLQVKETDPSIVTKSGLMLGLGETREEILEVCADLKAVGCDIITIGQYLQPTPQNLPVERFLTPEEFDEVGDQVRAMGFKLVASGPFVRSSYHAGEMASVLGKDA from the coding sequence ATGTCGACACTTAATATTCTGACAGATCCCTCCCCCGCACCACGGCAGCGTCTTCCGAAGTGGCTCAAGCGTCCCCTTCCGAAACCCGGTATGGCATTCACCAGCAATGTGATTGAAGACCTCAATCTGGTCACCGTCTGCGAAAGCGCCAAATGTCCGAACCGCACCGAATGCTGGTCGCACAAAACCGCCACCCTGATGATCCTGGGAAATGTCTGCACGCGTCCCTGCGGCTTCTGCTCGATTGCCAAGGGCAAGACGGAAACCGTCCAGTTGGATGAACCCGAACGCGTGGCCGAAGCAGCCGAACGCCTGGGACTCGAACATGTCGTCATCACATCCGTCACCCGGGACGACCTGCCCGATGGTGGTGCCGAACACTTTTACAATTGCATCCTGGCCGTGCGGGAACGGACCGGAGCTGATATTGAAGTACTGACGCCTGACTTCCGCGGCGATCGCAACGCCATCCACCGTGTGATCGAAGCACACCCGGATGTCTTCAATCACAACACGGAAACCGTACCTCGGCTGTACCACCGCGTACGCCGCAACGCTGTCTACCAGAGGACTCTCGATCTGCTGCTGCAGGTCAAAGAAACCGATCCGAGCATCGTGACCAAAAGTGGCCTGATGCTGGGGCTCGGCGAAACCAGGGAAGAAATTCTCGAAGTCTGTGCAGACCTGAAGGCAGTCGGCTGTGATATCATCACGATTGGACAATACCTGCAGCCCACACCTCAGAATCTGCCCGTCGAACGCTTCCTGACACCGGAAGAGTTCGATGAAGTGGGTGACCAGGTCCGGGCCATGGGCTTCAAACTGGTCGCCAGCGGCCCCTTTGTCCGCTCCAGCTACCACGCGGGCGAAATGGCATCCGTCCTGGGGAAAGACGCCTGA
- the infA gene encoding translation initiation factor IF-1 translates to MAKEEAIEVEGTVTEALANTQFRVELENGHQVLAHVAGKMRKHFIRIVPGDKVVVEVSPYDLNRGRIVYRER, encoded by the coding sequence ATGGCCAAAGAAGAGGCCATCGAAGTCGAAGGTACTGTAACCGAGGCGCTGGCAAACACACAGTTTCGAGTCGAACTGGAAAACGGACACCAGGTTCTGGCTCACGTTGCCGGCAAGATGCGCAAGCACTTTATCCGTATTGTGCCCGGCGATAAGGTCGTAGTCGAAGTCTCACCTTACGATCTGAATCGTGGACGCATTGTGTATCGGGAAAGGTAA
- the recG gene encoding ATP-dependent DNA helicase RecG codes for MTESSLDTPVQFLHGVGAERAELLGKLGIETVEDLLWHLPRSVLDLTDVRPVNELEEDQPASVCGKVVDLDARTISRGRTITAILLDCGTGFLRGTWFNQPWVIKRFFQGQLLMFSGKPRRRSGKWEISHPQYQVLEEDLDDPQGLVLPRYSLTEGIKMYHMRRIVRAAVDEYAHLIPDYLPEVFREEHALLPLSQAVIQMHKPQTMEEYEAGIRRVIFDDLLEFQLGLAMRRRLWTCVDNAPLIKVSAKVDARIRRLFPYEFTAGQDQSIEEIKADLASGRAMHRMLQADVGAGKTAIAIYAMLATIATGKQAVLMAPTELLAVQHFETINQILKNSRVQRCLLSGSLSPAQRKETLEQIASGEQQLIVGTQAVVQKDVAYHDLGLVIIDEQHKFGVMQRAHFTSEENTPHMLVMTATPIPRSLCLTQFGELDISVNSELPPGRQPVTTSRISTTPQRKKAWDFLRAQIAAGRQAYIVCPRIESEKEENSRASAEEVYRKLQQSELASASIGLVHGQMDRDERAQIMEQFHQGRIQVLVSTTVVEVGVDVPNATLMVILQADRFGLSQLHQLRGRVGRGVHPGYCFLFSYTESEDALKRLAVMEQTTNGFEIAEADFQARGPGDIFGTRQHGELPLRVADLRRDEELLQETRAIALRLVEKGEFDQPRFAPLKNRVLDRFGQLFDLGQSG; via the coding sequence ATGACCGAATCCTCCCTGGACACGCCTGTTCAATTTCTTCACGGAGTTGGAGCGGAACGCGCCGAACTGCTGGGGAAGCTCGGAATCGAAACGGTCGAAGATCTGCTCTGGCATCTGCCCCGCAGCGTCCTGGACCTGACCGACGTCCGCCCTGTCAATGAACTCGAAGAGGATCAGCCGGCTTCGGTCTGCGGCAAAGTCGTCGATCTCGATGCCCGTACAATTTCCCGCGGACGCACCATCACCGCGATTCTGCTCGACTGCGGTACGGGCTTTCTGCGGGGAACCTGGTTCAACCAACCCTGGGTGATTAAACGCTTCTTCCAGGGGCAGTTGCTGATGTTCTCCGGCAAGCCCAGGCGTCGCTCGGGTAAATGGGAAATCTCGCATCCCCAGTACCAGGTACTGGAAGAAGACCTCGACGATCCCCAGGGACTGGTACTGCCCCGATACAGCCTCACCGAGGGGATCAAAATGTATCACATGCGGCGGATTGTGCGGGCTGCCGTCGATGAATACGCGCACCTGATCCCCGACTATCTGCCGGAAGTCTTCCGCGAAGAACACGCTCTGCTTCCGCTCTCACAGGCAGTGATTCAAATGCACAAGCCACAGACGATGGAAGAATATGAGGCCGGTATCCGTCGTGTGATTTTCGATGACCTGCTCGAATTTCAGCTGGGGCTGGCCATGCGTCGCCGGCTCTGGACCTGTGTGGATAACGCACCTCTGATTAAAGTCTCTGCCAAGGTGGATGCCCGCATCCGGCGCCTGTTTCCGTATGAGTTCACCGCGGGACAGGATCAGTCAATTGAGGAGATCAAAGCGGACCTGGCTTCAGGTCGCGCGATGCACCGTATGCTGCAGGCTGACGTGGGGGCGGGAAAAACAGCCATCGCAATCTATGCGATGCTGGCGACGATCGCTACCGGAAAACAGGCAGTGCTGATGGCTCCGACGGAACTGCTGGCAGTCCAGCACTTTGAAACGATCAACCAGATTCTGAAAAACAGCCGCGTGCAGCGTTGTCTGCTCAGCGGCAGTCTTTCGCCTGCGCAGCGGAAAGAGACGCTGGAACAGATCGCTTCCGGGGAACAGCAGTTGATAGTCGGCACCCAGGCGGTCGTGCAGAAGGACGTTGCATACCACGATCTGGGTCTGGTGATCATTGATGAACAGCATAAGTTCGGCGTGATGCAGCGGGCGCATTTCACCAGCGAGGAGAACACGCCCCACATGCTGGTGATGACGGCGACCCCCATTCCCCGCAGTCTCTGTCTGACGCAGTTCGGGGAACTCGATATCTCGGTCAATTCCGAACTCCCCCCCGGCAGACAGCCGGTGACGACCAGTCGAATCTCGACGACTCCCCAGCGGAAGAAAGCCTGGGACTTTCTGCGGGCCCAGATTGCCGCCGGCAGGCAGGCTTATATCGTCTGTCCCCGCATCGAATCAGAAAAGGAAGAGAACAGCCGCGCCAGCGCGGAAGAAGTGTATCGCAAACTACAGCAGAGCGAACTGGCATCCGCCTCGATTGGATTGGTTCACGGTCAGATGGATCGCGATGAACGGGCCCAGATCATGGAGCAGTTTCACCAGGGCCGCATCCAGGTACTGGTTTCCACGACTGTAGTCGAAGTCGGCGTAGACGTTCCCAATGCGACCCTGATGGTGATTCTGCAGGCAGACCGGTTTGGCCTCTCCCAGCTGCACCAGCTCAGGGGACGCGTCGGCCGGGGAGTGCATCCGGGTTACTGCTTCCTGTTTTCTTATACGGAAAGCGAAGACGCCTTGAAGCGGCTGGCTGTGATGGAACAGACCACGAACGGCTTTGAAATCGCCGAGGCCGATTTCCAGGCACGCGGTCCGGGGGATATCTTCGGCACCCGCCAGCATGGTGAGTTGCCCCTGCGGGTCGCTGACCTGAGACGCGATGAAGAGCTGCTGCAGGAAACGCGGGCCATTGCGCTGCGACTCGTCGAAAAAGGAGAGTTTGACCAGCCGCGATTCGCCCCGCTGAAGAACCGGGTCCTGGATCGGTTCGGGCAGTTGTTCGATCTGGGTCAGAGTGGCTAA
- a CDS encoding lipoyl(octanoyl) transferase LipB, which produces MNFPPPATGFPERQNRTLKVYLLGCVDFDSLLVLQERALREIDCQQDDQAVLFVCEHPPIVTVGREGSHYQLSGSYHDLKAGQIEVRWTNRGGGALLHAPGQLAVYPLLPLKQLGIGISEFRKRLQQATLSTATELGVESETCPDDSGILSRCGQFAFLGAAIKSWISYYGLYINVSPDMKLQRLIDANRYDHRVTSLSATLTREASMGSVRESIIRHLARQFGYQDPHIFTRHPLLNRVKKKVYVDT; this is translated from the coding sequence ATGAATTTTCCCCCACCAGCAACAGGCTTCCCCGAACGTCAGAACAGGACGCTGAAAGTCTATCTGCTGGGTTGCGTCGACTTTGACTCCCTGCTGGTCCTGCAGGAACGCGCGCTCCGGGAGATTGACTGTCAGCAGGATGATCAGGCTGTGCTGTTTGTCTGTGAACACCCGCCCATCGTCACGGTGGGGCGGGAAGGCAGTCACTATCAGTTGTCCGGCTCCTATCATGATCTGAAAGCGGGCCAGATCGAAGTGCGCTGGACCAATCGGGGAGGCGGTGCCCTGCTGCACGCACCGGGGCAACTGGCTGTCTACCCTCTGCTCCCCCTGAAACAACTGGGAATCGGGATTTCAGAGTTCCGGAAACGCCTCCAGCAGGCCACACTCAGCACGGCGACGGAACTGGGCGTGGAAAGTGAGACCTGTCCGGACGATTCAGGAATTTTGAGCCGTTGTGGACAGTTTGCCTTTCTGGGGGCTGCGATCAAATCCTGGATTTCTTACTATGGTCTGTATATTAATGTGTCTCCCGATATGAAACTGCAGCGTCTGATCGATGCCAATCGATATGACCATCGTGTGACTTCCCTGTCGGCGACGCTCACGCGGGAAGCCAGCATGGGTTCGGTTCGCGAAAGTATTATTCGCCACCTGGCCCGGCAGTTCGGTTATCAGGATCCCCACATTTTTACACGACACCCTCTACTGAATCGAGTAAAGAAGAAAGTTTATGTCGACACTTAA
- a CDS encoding DUF11 domain-containing protein has protein sequence MRRGKKMLAIFSTMVMSASIATADDRMMESKSPFDAAPPSKSSIQYFSGQKSAGQATAGNTGSITISQPKQGTTQAAEYQPSGKARMSQVPNYYKELFGQERPYRRLEQNKQQAEVKQTAFQQVEHAEPADQQKRYRFEEFNTDQSKKKIVHAEFQHQKGTQGKIQQVSAGSGQPEFRLPTEFKQPAPQTSGLTIPRIPDQKSAENKHHLTFSNAGQQEQATQPSGITITSTPQKRRVATVPVKPVGTTSEVAKAKVSHKWIKKSEINVGQECEFALEVTNEGKATAKDVLVEAFFPISVRLTNAEPRPSASRDHLEWKFESLKAGETKTIDISMIPSQRGAITASANVRFTNSLTESFMVAEPLLQVAVKGPTNVMIGEPASQSVTISNPGTGTLHNVVLEAEIPKGLEHVTAEYLQMQVGSLNPGETRTIRLALAAVMGGEQVVKVLAKAEGGLVQATQARVNVIAPKVQVAIDGPGLRYKGRSAQYTITTLNDGAAATNNVRVLHKVPEGFEFVKADHGGQFNPEDGTISWFLGRMEPGQSANVNVELKTKTIGNYVHHVRALSEHNVKSDAQIQTRIEGTAQLVLEIADLDDPVEIGTETGYKVVVQNDGSKAAQNVSVSCELPPGVELISATGPTQHIAENGVVVFKSLSDLAPGDSVEFQVIVRGTVEGNQRFRARLASDSIRDPLLFEELTRFYRD, from the coding sequence ATGCGACGCGGAAAAAAGATGCTCGCGATATTTTCAACCATGGTAATGAGTGCGAGTATCGCAACCGCCGATGATCGCATGATGGAATCAAAGTCTCCCTTTGATGCCGCTCCCCCATCGAAGTCCAGTATTCAGTACTTCTCCGGGCAGAAGTCAGCGGGACAGGCAACGGCCGGTAATACGGGAAGTATTACCATTTCTCAGCCGAAGCAGGGGACAACCCAGGCTGCAGAATATCAGCCCTCTGGTAAAGCCCGTATGTCACAGGTACCCAATTACTACAAAGAGCTGTTCGGTCAGGAACGCCCTTATCGTCGCCTGGAGCAGAACAAACAGCAGGCTGAAGTCAAGCAGACGGCTTTCCAGCAGGTTGAACATGCAGAACCTGCCGATCAGCAGAAACGCTACCGTTTTGAAGAATTCAATACGGATCAGTCTAAAAAGAAGATCGTGCACGCTGAGTTTCAGCATCAGAAAGGGACTCAGGGAAAAATTCAACAGGTCAGTGCCGGCAGTGGTCAGCCTGAGTTCCGTCTGCCGACTGAATTCAAACAGCCTGCTCCCCAGACATCCGGTTTGACCATTCCCCGGATTCCTGATCAGAAAAGTGCGGAAAACAAACATCATCTGACCTTCAGTAACGCCGGTCAGCAGGAACAGGCCACTCAGCCTTCCGGGATTACGATTACCTCGACTCCTCAGAAACGCCGTGTGGCAACCGTACCGGTCAAACCCGTCGGAACCACCTCGGAAGTTGCTAAGGCGAAAGTATCACACAAGTGGATCAAGAAAAGTGAAATCAACGTTGGTCAGGAGTGCGAGTTCGCACTGGAAGTCACCAACGAAGGTAAGGCAACTGCCAAAGACGTACTGGTGGAAGCATTCTTCCCCATCTCTGTCCGTCTGACCAACGCCGAACCTCGTCCCAGTGCCAGCCGTGATCATCTCGAATGGAAATTTGAGTCGCTCAAAGCCGGCGAAACCAAAACCATCGATATTTCCATGATTCCCAGTCAGCGTGGAGCCATCACCGCTTCGGCGAATGTCCGGTTCACCAACTCACTGACTGAATCCTTCATGGTTGCAGAGCCTCTGCTGCAGGTCGCTGTGAAAGGTCCTACCAACGTCATGATTGGTGAGCCTGCTTCACAGTCTGTCACGATTTCCAACCCGGGAACGGGAACGCTGCATAACGTGGTCCTCGAGGCTGAAATTCCTAAAGGACTGGAACATGTGACTGCCGAATATCTGCAGATGCAGGTCGGTTCGCTGAATCCGGGAGAAACCCGCACCATTCGTCTGGCCCTGGCAGCTGTCATGGGGGGCGAGCAGGTCGTTAAGGTTCTGGCGAAAGCCGAAGGTGGCCTGGTACAGGCAACTCAGGCACGCGTCAACGTGATCGCTCCTAAGGTTCAGGTTGCCATCGATGGTCCTGGTCTGCGGTACAAAGGTCGTTCCGCACAGTACACGATTACAACTCTGAACGACGGGGCTGCTGCCACGAACAACGTTCGCGTGCTGCATAAAGTTCCCGAAGGATTCGAATTCGTCAAAGCCGATCACGGCGGACAGTTCAATCCGGAAGATGGGACCATCAGCTGGTTCCTGGGACGTATGGAACCCGGTCAGTCTGCTAATGTGAACGTGGAACTGAAAACCAAAACCATCGGCAACTACGTGCACCATGTGCGTGCTCTCTCTGAGCACAACGTGAAATCGGACGCTCAGATTCAGACACGCATCGAAGGAACCGCTCAGCTGGTTCTGGAAATTGCTGACCTGGACGATCCGGTCGAAATCGGAACCGAAACCGGCTACAAAGTGGTCGTGCAGAACGATGGTAGCAAAGCAGCTCAGAACGTCTCTGTTTCCTGCGAACTGCCTCCTGGTGTTGAGTTGATCTCAGCAACCGGACCGACTCAGCACATCGCTGAAAACGGTGTCGTGGTCTTCAAATCTCTGTCAGATCTGGCACCCGGCGACTCGGTTGAGTTCCAGGTGATCGTCCGCGGAACTGTGGAAGGTAATCAGCGGTTCCGTGCTCGTCTCGCCAGCGATTCGATCCGCGATCCTCTGCTGTTCGAAGAACTGACCCGCTTCTACCGCGACTAA